The following coding sequences are from one Methanohalophilus halophilus window:
- a CDS encoding 3-isopropylmalate dehydratase small subunit, whose translation MEGKVWKFGDDVDTDAVIPGRFLVLNTPEELAAHAFEGVRPDFAENVKENDIIVAGSNFGCGSSREHAPLALKGTKVGCVIAKSFARIFFRNAINIGVPLLECADTDSIDENDKLKVDISTGVIENLSKGEKYQATPLPDFVREIVNAGGLIEYTRKIID comes from the coding sequence ATGGAAGGAAAAGTTTGGAAATTCGGAGATGACGTAGATACTGACGCGGTTATCCCGGGAAGATTTCTGGTCCTAAACACCCCTGAAGAACTTGCAGCACATGCGTTCGAAGGAGTAAGACCAGATTTTGCAGAAAATGTAAAGGAAAATGACATAATCGTTGCTGGAAGCAATTTTGGCTGCGGATCATCCAGAGAACATGCACCCCTGGCATTAAAAGGGACAAAGGTTGGATGCGTTATTGCAAAATCCTTTGCAAGAATCTTTTTCAGAAACGCAATCAACATCGGTGTACCATTACTGGAATGTGCTGATACCGACAGTATAGATGAGAATGATAAACTGAAAGTGGATATTTCCACCGGTGTAATCGAGAACCTGTCCAAAGGAGAAAAGTATCAGGCAACCCCCCTACCTGATTTTGTAAGGGAGATTGTAAACGCCGGCGGACTTA
- a CDS encoding diacylglycerol/polyprenol kinase family protein, translating into MAAYNNDSLCGNKALPLRKIVHMSGVAVPFIADIYGREYAALALAGATLVFLIMEAIKPAEKKRYLYGLLWRKGEKEVFALDPLFYILSFFVLLGLSYFVNEGICYASMVVLALGDGVAPLIGRLGRWRLPGSCKTVEGTTGGIILSSIVGFYFVGVLAVIGSVAGMVTECSISRHDNLFIPFAALVAMLLGKALF; encoded by the coding sequence ATGGCAGCTTATAATAATGATTCATTGTGTGGCAATAAGGCGCTTCCTTTACGCAAAATTGTGCATATGTCGGGAGTGGCGGTTCCTTTTATCGCGGATATTTATGGCAGGGAATATGCCGCACTGGCACTTGCAGGTGCAACACTTGTCTTTCTCATTATGGAAGCAATCAAACCGGCTGAAAAGAAAAGGTATCTATATGGTCTTTTATGGAGGAAGGGAGAGAAGGAAGTTTTCGCACTCGACCCTCTGTTTTACATTCTATCTTTTTTTGTCCTTCTGGGTCTGAGCTATTTTGTAAATGAAGGTATATGTTATGCTTCCATGGTAGTCCTGGCTCTGGGTGATGGAGTGGCGCCACTGATCGGTCGTCTGGGAAGATGGCGGCTGCCCGGCTCATGTAAGACGGTGGAGGGTACCACTGGAGGAATAATCCTATCTTCTATAGTAGGATTTTATTTTGTTGGAGTACTGGCTGTTATTGGTAGTGTGGCGGGGATGGTCACGGAATGTTCTATTTCCCGCCATGACAATCTTTTTATACCCTTTGCTGCACTTGTGGCAATGCTTTTAGGAAAGGCACTCTTTTAA
- a CDS encoding UPF0058 family protein codes for MHKDELIQLHTLMAQIKRYLEDQGVEHDFEDYNSLSISPVHIHRSKAEHKHAIFILGNHLASIISEDEISSVSRTSIRMQEFAERSGHGVSHSN; via the coding sequence ATGCACAAAGATGAACTGATCCAGTTGCATACTTTGATGGCCCAAATCAAAAGGTATCTGGAAGATCAGGGTGTAGAGCACGATTTTGAGGATTATAACTCCCTCTCCATAAGTCCGGTTCACATCCATCGAAGCAAAGCAGAACACAAGCATGCAATCTTTATCCTCGGCAATCACCTGGCATCCATTATTTCAGAAGATGAGATATCCAGTGTAAGCAGGACCTCTATCAGGATGCAGGAATTTGCCGAGAGATCGGGACATGGGGTTTCACATAGTAATTGA
- the rimI gene encoding ribosomal protein S18-alanine N-acetyltransferase, producing the protein MLFRRFEGRDFAEVLQIEIEAFEDHDPYTYMNFYEMNPEGFFVAESGKTITGFVMGYRSSEQEGRIFSLAVKKEFQKRGIGQTLLQIIQRHFRNLNVKYVRLEVRASNKKARYLYSRMGFVDCWYEPGYYIDGECGIIMKKYLYPAGLHEDLLTANWPAIS; encoded by the coding sequence TTGTTGTTTAGAAGATTCGAAGGAAGGGATTTTGCTGAAGTACTCCAGATTGAAATTGAGGCATTCGAGGACCATGACCCCTATACCTACATGAATTTCTATGAAATGAACCCGGAAGGTTTTTTTGTTGCTGAAAGCGGGAAAACCATTACAGGCTTTGTAATGGGATACCGCAGTAGTGAACAGGAGGGAAGGATATTTTCCCTTGCCGTTAAAAAAGAATTCCAGAAAAGGGGAATAGGCCAGACATTATTACAAATAATACAGAGACATTTCCGCAACCTGAATGTAAAATATGTGCGCCTGGAAGTACGTGCCAGCAATAAAAAGGCCCGATATCTTTATAGTCGCATGGGATTTGTCGATTGCTGGTATGAACCGGGTTATTACATAGATGGGGAATGTGGAATAATTATGAAGAAATATCTATATCCCGCAGGTTTGCATGAAGATTTACTGACAGCCAATTGGCCTGCCATATCTTAA
- the arcS gene encoding archaeosine synthase subunit alpha, with protein MTRYFEVHQRDGAARTGSLYLNSTIPTPTVIDTSSLKPEAEGDIIYPGNQWHFRNGKAATLATLELRQRVGKDKLMIMPSCTYSPMVAGDVTCEKIDVPADEGPTGIAYSERDPETIRDLYVADGIGCHEGNPRRLLANLMKVRKNIAPDSALYAPNIALPENVAMLIYLGVDILDTTRATIAAFEDKYMTSAGFIHLDRLAELPCCCAHCSGMNAKEVKDMDKKQRARLLEKHNIATLEAEVALVRQRIRSASLREYVEGRCRHDPALVAMLRLSDAEYDFLEERTALFKSAPLLATTSESLTRPEVVRFARRIQQRYTPPDKDVLLLLPCSARKPYSISMTHSRFRKALGKNLKLVQEVIITSPLGIVPRELEVTYPAAHYDTTVTGYWDAEEHRWVEECLKDFLLKHPYKHIVAHVENEYRSICENVSNKLGLDITYTSDGNVTSQNSLHKLEDTMKELCDGLRYRGDYRRDMLKAIADYQFGARSGETLLPPDSKIKAPFPRYQAFLDKEQLITLIPENGTIALTIEGAKRIIKTGDYVVNIDDFVPRGSILAPGVLDADERIRPNDEVFICGDKAFCVGRAAMSGPEMIRSSRGIAVDVRHVEKL; from the coding sequence ATGACCAGATACTTTGAAGTCCACCAGCGAGACGGGGCTGCAAGAACGGGAAGCCTCTATCTTAACAGCACAATCCCTACACCAACGGTAATTGACACTTCTTCCCTCAAACCAGAGGCAGAAGGAGATATAATATATCCAGGCAACCAGTGGCATTTCAGGAATGGAAAAGCAGCAACACTAGCCACCCTGGAGTTAAGGCAGCGTGTGGGAAAAGATAAACTCATGATCATGCCCTCCTGCACATATTCACCCATGGTCGCAGGAGATGTTACCTGTGAAAAGATTGATGTGCCAGCTGATGAGGGACCCACGGGTATAGCCTATTCTGAAAGAGACCCGGAAACTATACGGGACCTCTATGTGGCAGACGGCATCGGCTGCCATGAAGGCAACCCTCGCAGGCTGCTGGCTAATCTCATGAAGGTCAGGAAGAACATTGCACCGGATTCGGCCCTGTATGCACCAAATATCGCGCTGCCGGAAAATGTTGCCATGCTGATTTACCTGGGAGTGGACATCCTGGATACAACAAGAGCGACTATCGCTGCCTTTGAAGATAAATACATGACATCAGCCGGTTTCATCCATCTGGACAGACTTGCAGAATTACCCTGCTGCTGCGCCCATTGCAGCGGCATGAATGCAAAAGAAGTAAAGGATATGGATAAAAAGCAACGTGCCCGTCTACTTGAAAAACATAACATAGCTACCCTTGAGGCAGAAGTGGCCCTTGTCAGACAAAGGATACGCAGTGCCTCCCTCAGGGAATACGTGGAAGGAAGATGTCGGCATGACCCCGCCCTTGTGGCAATGCTGCGCCTGAGTGATGCAGAATATGATTTCCTCGAAGAGAGAACAGCCCTTTTCAAATCCGCACCCCTGCTTGCAACAACCTCTGAATCCCTGACAAGGCCTGAAGTTGTACGCTTTGCCCGACGAATACAGCAGCGATATACACCCCCAGACAAGGATGTCCTGCTACTTTTACCCTGTTCAGCCCGCAAACCCTACTCTATTTCTATGACCCATTCCAGATTCCGCAAGGCACTTGGCAAAAATCTCAAACTTGTACAGGAAGTCATAATTACCTCACCCCTGGGAATAGTACCCAGGGAACTGGAAGTCACATATCCTGCAGCACATTATGACACCACGGTAACGGGCTACTGGGATGCAGAGGAACACAGATGGGTGGAGGAATGCCTGAAGGACTTCCTGCTAAAACATCCTTACAAACATATTGTAGCACATGTGGAAAATGAATATCGCAGTATATGTGAGAACGTATCCAATAAGCTCGGATTGGACATAACTTACACATCCGACGGAAATGTGACTTCCCAAAACTCCCTGCACAAACTGGAAGATACGATGAAAGAATTGTGCGACGGGCTCAGGTACAGGGGAGATTACAGGCGGGACATGCTGAAAGCCATTGCAGATTACCAGTTTGGTGCGAGATCCGGTGAAACCCTTTTACCTCCTGATTCAAAAATAAAGGCCCCTTTCCCCCGCTACCAGGCATTTCTCGATAAGGAACAACTCATAACCCTGATTCCCGAAAATGGTACAATAGCCCTGACCATCGAAGGAGCTAAAAGGATTATCAAAACCGGAGATTATGTTGTAAATATCGATGATTTTGTGCCACGGGGTTCAATACTTGCACCTGGAGTCCTCGATGCAGATGAACGGATTCGCCCCAATGATGAAGTGTTCATATGCGGAGATAAAGCATTCTGTGTTGGACGTGCTGCAATGAGCGGCCCCGAAATGATACGTTCAAGCCGGGGCATTGCCGTGGATGTAAGGCACGTCGAAAAATTGTAA
- a CDS encoding FAD-binding oxidoreductase: MLLNRLKEIVGDNNVSNSASDICCYSSDASQVKGRPEYVVRPHNSEQVSKIVKLASENEIPVVARGAASGLAGGAVPVLGGIVLDMSGMDEIIDIDIDNLQVTIGPGVVHSRLNETLKPHGFFFPPDPGSTAMCTLAGLIANNGSGMRSVKYGTTKRYVLDLEVVLADGSIIRTGSRTLKMASGYDLTSLMVGSEGTLGIITEAVLRIHPLPRTRLVILLSFDSAEKAGGAVVRILSSGTIPSACEILDSTTIRALKSYDPSLDIPDAGAILMVEVDGSEGAVSEASEMVKKVCEGIANDIRAARDEEESDRIWAARRIVGAAISRLDPLRNRVYVGEDVGVPIKKIPEMIENVHRISDEVEIPIMIYGHIGDGNLHTGMSIDMLSEEEWDKLHRAADLIYRKAIELGGTVSAEHGIGGARSNYMELEHPTSLPVMSLIKKALDPKGILNPGKLGVDK, from the coding sequence ATGCTTCTTAACAGGCTGAAGGAGATAGTCGGCGATAATAACGTAAGTAATTCGGCCTCGGACATTTGTTGCTATTCTTCGGATGCATCCCAGGTAAAGGGTCGTCCTGAATATGTGGTACGCCCCCATAATTCAGAACAGGTGAGCAAGATAGTAAAACTTGCTTCTGAAAACGAAATTCCAGTCGTGGCCCGGGGTGCTGCCAGTGGTCTTGCAGGTGGCGCAGTACCGGTCCTTGGTGGAATTGTGCTGGACATGAGTGGTATGGATGAGATTATCGATATAGACATTGATAATCTGCAGGTAACCATCGGTCCCGGGGTCGTGCATTCCAGACTAAACGAAACACTGAAGCCCCATGGTTTTTTCTTCCCTCCCGACCCTGGCAGTACTGCTATGTGCACCCTGGCGGGCCTTATCGCAAACAATGGTAGCGGAATGCGTTCCGTGAAATACGGGACCACGAAACGCTATGTGCTGGACCTTGAAGTAGTCCTTGCGGACGGCAGCATCATCAGGACCGGTTCAAGAACACTAAAAATGGCTTCAGGTTATGACCTGACATCCCTTATGGTAGGTTCTGAAGGGACCCTGGGCATAATTACCGAGGCGGTTTTGAGGATTCATCCCCTGCCCCGCACCAGGCTGGTAATTCTCCTTTCCTTTGATAGTGCGGAAAAAGCGGGGGGCGCAGTTGTGCGTATCCTTTCCTCGGGTACAATCCCTTCAGCTTGTGAAATACTTGATAGTACCACTATCCGTGCCCTGAAATCCTATGATCCGAGTCTTGATATCCCTGATGCAGGTGCGATTCTCATGGTTGAGGTGGATGGTTCGGAAGGTGCGGTCTCCGAGGCTTCAGAAATGGTGAAAAAGGTATGTGAAGGGATTGCGAATGACATACGTGCTGCACGGGATGAAGAGGAAAGTGACCGTATCTGGGCTGCCCGGCGAATCGTGGGTGCGGCAATAAGCCGCCTGGATCCTTTGCGCAATCGGGTGTATGTAGGTGAGGATGTCGGTGTGCCGATAAAAAAGATACCTGAAATGATCGAGAATGTGCACAGGATATCCGATGAAGTAGAAATCCCGATTATGATATATGGCCATATAGGAGATGGCAATCTGCATACCGGCATGAGTATAGATATGCTCAGTGAGGAAGAATGGGACAAGCTCCACAGGGCTGCTGACCTTATCTACCGCAAGGCAATAGAACTAGGAGGAACGGTCTCCGCAGAACACGGTATTGGTGGTGCACGCTCGAACTATATGGAACTTGAGCATCCTACATCCCTGCCGGTAATGTCCCTTATCAAGAAAGCCCTTGATCCCAAAGGAATCCTCAATCCCGGCAAATTGGGGGTGGATAAATGA
- a CDS encoding (Fe-S)-binding protein — translation MNDEERRSILKCVHCGTCRAYCPVFNEYGWESTNARGRMLIAQQIDDDSDIDDSFRFSLDTCTTCGICEQMCPSGATPPDVVEDARAAVVRKAGASKAQEKLKKDTVEWGNPLRESRQRLHWLEPAEREELPDKCEYVYFAGCMTAYRYPEVARKTFDILKKFGVGVLKDEVCCGSPLLRTGTGASELIEHNLEQIKKSGAKTIITGCAGCYTTLKKDYPDEFDVLHVSEFLEQKLDELDIRKLDISVSYHDPCHIGRAHGIYEAPRNVIRRICNLEEMDTHHENARCCGGGGGVRRSFSDLSQSLASKRLDEIPEKAEILVTSCPLCRSNLEMAAGDRELIDLIELLEKAIF, via the coding sequence ATGAATGATGAAGAGCGCAGGTCGATCCTGAAATGTGTGCACTGTGGAACCTGCAGGGCTTATTGTCCCGTTTTCAATGAATATGGCTGGGAATCCACCAATGCACGAGGCCGAATGCTCATAGCCCAGCAGATCGATGATGATTCGGATATTGATGACAGTTTCCGTTTTTCCCTGGATACCTGTACAACCTGCGGGATATGTGAGCAAATGTGTCCTTCCGGGGCAACACCGCCGGATGTAGTTGAAGATGCACGTGCAGCTGTTGTGCGCAAAGCCGGAGCCAGCAAGGCTCAGGAAAAACTCAAAAAGGATACTGTTGAATGGGGCAACCCCCTGCGCGAATCCCGGCAACGCCTGCACTGGCTTGAACCGGCGGAGAGGGAAGAACTGCCTGATAAATGTGAATATGTTTATTTTGCAGGCTGTATGACTGCATACAGGTATCCGGAAGTTGCACGCAAAACCTTTGACATCCTCAAGAAATTCGGGGTGGGTGTTTTGAAGGACGAGGTATGCTGTGGCTCCCCTCTGCTTCGCACAGGCACTGGTGCCTCCGAATTGATCGAGCACAACCTGGAGCAGATAAAAAAGAGCGGGGCAAAGACCATAATCACAGGATGCGCCGGTTGCTACACTACCCTGAAAAAGGATTATCCCGATGAGTTTGATGTACTTCATGTTTCTGAGTTTTTAGAGCAAAAACTCGATGAACTTGATATCCGCAAACTTGATATTTCCGTGTCCTATCACGACCCCTGCCATATAGGCAGGGCACATGGTATCTATGAAGCACCGCGCAATGTTATCAGGCGTATCTGCAATCTTGAGGAGATGGACACCCACCATGAAAATGCACGTTGCTGTGGTGGTGGAGGTGGTGTGAGGAGAAGTTTCTCAGACCTTTCCCAGTCTCTTGCCTCCAAAAGACTGGATGAGATTCCAGAGAAGGCCGAAATACTCGTAACTTCCTGTCCCCTGTGCCGCTCCAATCTTGAGATGGCTGCAGGAGACCGTGAGCTCATAGATCTTATTGAGCTGCTTGAAAAGGCCATCTTTTAA
- a CDS encoding hybrid sensor histidine kinase/response regulator, which produces MLQKKQLEILMVDDRPEDIDIIERMLQAEYTITKANSGIDSLEIMEKITPDVILLDIELNDISGHEICRIIKQRQDTRAIPLIIVTAINDREEKIRAFNNGADDFVLKPVDEFILKSRIETLLKVKGLQEQIRQERDLALKYIDTAGSIMIILDRHMNIKLANQKTAKVLGYETSVLMEKNWIDSFVPAEEKIKVKKQFKRLLEEEKGIPEYLENHIINRKGENRLIRWRQTVLRDEKGEVGEIVVAGEDVTAQKETEEQLKRANEELKTIDQVKKEFIANTSHELRTPMISLKGFSDLLSKERLGELGSEQKKAMESISRNSIFLHRLIESLFYADDTARDNIRYSFSPLDINKFLKEILQDISIQIREKGITIDTCFDDKICEISGSYNYLRRVFLHLLDNAIRFCPADSTISITTLKRGENIDICIEYVRELPDKIEDSTSTLENMDDAGIRICREIIDTHKGELKITESESLTQIIVKLSSNQN; this is translated from the coding sequence ATGCTTCAAAAGAAGCAATTAGAAATACTGATGGTAGATGACAGGCCTGAAGACATCGATATTATCGAGAGGATGCTTCAGGCAGAGTATACCATAACAAAGGCAAATTCAGGAATTGACAGCCTGGAGATTATGGAAAAAATAACTCCGGATGTGATTTTGCTGGATATCGAGCTGAATGATATCAGTGGTCATGAAATCTGCAGGATCATCAAGCAACGCCAAGATACACGTGCCATCCCACTGATAATCGTAACAGCCATAAATGACAGGGAAGAAAAAATCAGGGCCTTCAATAATGGTGCGGATGATTTTGTCCTGAAGCCGGTTGATGAGTTCATACTCAAGAGCCGTATTGAGACCCTTTTAAAAGTAAAAGGATTGCAGGAGCAGATCCGTCAGGAAAGGGACCTGGCACTCAAGTACATAGACACGGCAGGTTCCATAATGATAATCCTAGACAGGCATATGAATATCAAACTTGCAAACCAAAAAACTGCAAAGGTGCTGGGATATGAGACCTCCGTACTAATGGAAAAAAACTGGATTGACAGTTTTGTTCCTGCAGAGGAAAAAATAAAGGTCAAGAAGCAATTCAAACGACTACTCGAAGAAGAAAAGGGCATACCCGAATACCTGGAAAATCATATTATAAACCGCAAAGGAGAAAATAGGTTAATTCGCTGGCGCCAAACTGTTTTGAGGGATGAGAAAGGAGAAGTTGGAGAAATAGTGGTTGCCGGTGAAGATGTTACTGCCCAAAAAGAAACTGAAGAGCAACTTAAAAGGGCCAATGAAGAACTAAAAACTATTGATCAGGTCAAAAAAGAATTCATTGCCAATACCAGTCATGAACTTCGCACTCCCATGATATCCCTCAAAGGCTTCAGCGACCTGCTCAGCAAAGAAAGGCTCGGAGAACTTGGCTCAGAACAGAAAAAAGCCATGGAGTCCATCTCTCGCAATTCAATATTTCTACACAGACTCATTGAGTCATTGTTTTATGCAGATGATACAGCCAGAGACAACATACGCTATTCCTTTAGCCCCCTGGATATAAACAAATTTTTAAAAGAAATACTACAGGATATTTCCATTCAAATCAGGGAAAAGGGAATTACTATAGATACCTGCTTTGATGACAAAATTTGTGAAATTTCTGGCAGTTATAATTACCTCAGGCGAGTATTCCTCCACCTGCTGGATAATGCCATCAGGTTTTGCCCGGCAGATTCCACAATATCCATCACAACCCTGAAAAGGGGCGAAAATATCGATATCTGTATTGAATATGTGCGTGAATTACCAGACAAAATCGAAGACAGTACATCTACTCTTGAAAACATGGACGATGCAGGTATACGCATTTGCAGGGAAATAATCGACACACACAAAGGGGAACTGAAAATAACAGAAAGCGAGAGCCTCACGCAAATTATCGTGAAACTCTCGTCAAATCAAAATTAA
- a CDS encoding YgiQ family radical SAM protein, which yields MKHDKKTPKPLPMSKKEMHQRGWETLDIIIVTGDAYVDHPSFGAALIGRLLEARGFRVGIIAQPAHDKPEEFKKLGKPQLFFAATAGNMDSMVSNYTPSLKPRKRDMYSPGGAHGMRPDRATIVYSNRIHQAYPDAPIVIAGVEASLRRLAQYDFQSGKVRKSILADAPADLLIYGMGETQTEEIARRLQAGEDIKQIKDIPGTVWKTPVKTWKEELKGMDYIELESYTTVSEEKEAFARNYKTLWQQQNPGNGKMLVQPHPKTIIVQNPPAKPLETQKLDEVYELPYTRQKHPAYKEDIPAIEPVRFSLTTHRGCFGACSFCAIAHHQGRMVNSRSIESLLREAKSLTKMKDFKGNINGVGGPTANMYSMECSRWKDKGVCTDKFCLYPGVCPSMNTDHSKNMELLNRLEQIPGVKNVFITYGVRYDLALTQPEYLEMICKKHVSGRLAVAPEHYSKEVTDSMRKPGRDVFEKFVEMYSAINKKLGKEQYLQTYLMSGHPGCGLKEMIETAEYIRDKKLYSEQVQDFTPTPMTASTCMYHTGIDPFTGENIEVATSRRDKKIQRTILHYRDKRNRKYILEALKKADRMDLVGNSWKCLISGKNGMWESKKK from the coding sequence ATGAAACACGATAAAAAAACACCAAAGCCCCTCCCCATGTCAAAAAAAGAAATGCATCAGAGGGGATGGGAGACCCTTGACATAATCATAGTGACAGGCGATGCATACGTTGATCACCCTTCCTTCGGGGCTGCCCTGATAGGCCGCCTCCTTGAAGCCAGAGGGTTTAGAGTAGGGATAATAGCCCAGCCTGCCCACGATAAACCGGAAGAGTTTAAAAAACTTGGAAAACCGCAACTTTTCTTTGCCGCAACCGCCGGCAACATGGACTCAATGGTATCCAACTATACACCATCCCTCAAACCACGTAAGCGTGACATGTATTCTCCGGGAGGCGCCCATGGCATGCGACCGGACAGGGCGACCATTGTATATTCCAATCGTATACATCAGGCATACCCGGATGCCCCTATTGTGATTGCAGGCGTGGAAGCTTCCCTGCGCAGACTTGCACAATATGATTTCCAGTCAGGAAAGGTAAGGAAATCAATTCTTGCAGATGCCCCGGCAGATCTTCTGATATATGGGATGGGCGAAACCCAGACAGAAGAAATCGCACGCAGATTACAGGCAGGAGAAGATATCAAACAAATAAAGGACATTCCCGGTACCGTCTGGAAAACCCCGGTGAAGACCTGGAAAGAAGAACTTAAAGGCATGGATTATATCGAACTGGAATCCTACACCACTGTGTCAGAAGAAAAGGAAGCATTTGCCAGAAATTACAAAACCCTCTGGCAACAGCAAAACCCGGGAAACGGGAAAATGCTGGTCCAGCCCCACCCCAAAACTATCATTGTCCAGAATCCTCCGGCAAAACCTCTTGAAACCCAGAAACTGGATGAGGTTTATGAGTTACCTTACACAAGACAAAAACACCCCGCTTACAAAGAAGACATCCCTGCTATTGAGCCGGTGCGCTTCTCCCTCACTACCCACAGAGGTTGTTTTGGTGCCTGCTCTTTCTGCGCCATCGCCCACCATCAGGGCCGCATGGTTAATTCCAGGAGTATTGAATCACTCTTAAGAGAGGCAAAAAGCCTCACCAAAATGAAAGATTTCAAGGGAAATATCAATGGAGTGGGCGGGCCCACCGCAAATATGTATTCAATGGAATGTTCCCGTTGGAAAGACAAAGGGGTGTGTACCGACAAGTTTTGCCTCTACCCCGGAGTCTGCCCGTCAATGAATACTGACCACAGCAAAAACATGGAACTATTAAACCGCCTGGAACAAATACCGGGGGTAAAGAACGTTTTCATTACCTACGGTGTGCGCTACGATCTTGCCCTGACCCAACCTGAGTACCTGGAAATGATATGTAAAAAGCATGTCAGTGGAAGACTTGCAGTGGCACCGGAGCATTATTCAAAAGAGGTTACCGACAGTATGAGAAAACCCGGCAGGGATGTTTTCGAAAAGTTTGTGGAAATGTATTCAGCAATCAACAAGAAACTGGGCAAAGAGCAATACCTCCAGACATATCTCATGTCCGGCCATCCGGGTTGCGGGCTAAAAGAGATGATAGAAACTGCCGAATACATACGTGATAAAAAACTGTATAGTGAGCAGGTCCAGGATTTCACACCTACCCCCATGACGGCATCCACCTGCATGTATCATACCGGAATTGACCCCTTCACAGGGGAAAATATAGAAGTTGCCACTTCGCGAAGAGACAAGAAGATCCAGCGCACAATCCTTCATTACAGGGATAAACGAAATCGCAAATATATCCTTGAAGCTTTAAAAAAGGCAGACCGGATGGATCTTGTGGGTAACAGCTGGAAATGTCTGATATCCGGTAAAAACGGCATGTGGGAATCCAAAAAGAAATGA
- a CDS encoding MBL fold metallo-hydrolase gives MKVIQCNATTNDANSYLINDSILIDTGLNGERLAREIESHIDLNKLELIILTHCHYDHTAAVPLLVELSGAKVGVHRADGPMLADDMGSVSTFFGQKAPAIEPDILYEDGDMIKLDEIEGLQIIHTPGHTPGGICLYEPFSKSLFSGDTVFSSGGFGRTDFEGGSARQLTESIEKLAEIDVETLYPGHGPVVKIDANRQIQLSMRASRSIW, from the coding sequence ATGAAAGTCATACAATGCAATGCCACCACCAATGATGCAAACTCCTACCTTATAAACGACAGCATCCTCATCGATACCGGATTGAATGGAGAAAGACTTGCCCGGGAAATTGAAAGCCATATAGACCTCAATAAACTGGAACTGATAATACTGACCCACTGCCACTATGACCATACAGCAGCTGTGCCCCTGCTTGTGGAACTCAGTGGAGCAAAGGTCGGTGTCCACCGTGCAGATGGCCCCATGCTTGCAGATGATATGGGAAGTGTATCAACATTCTTTGGACAAAAGGCGCCTGCTATTGAGCCGGATATTCTCTATGAAGATGGAGATATGATCAAATTAGACGAAATCGAAGGCCTACAGATAATCCACACACCCGGGCATACTCCGGGAGGCATATGTCTCTACGAACCTTTTTCCAAAAGCCTGTTCTCGGGAGACACTGTCTTTTCATCCGGCGGATTTGGACGCACGGATTTTGAAGGTGGCTCAGCCAGACAACTCACAGAATCCATAGAAAAACTGGCAGAAATCGATGTAGAAACCCTCTATCCCGGCCATGGCCCGGTGGTCAAAATTGATGCCAACCGCCAGATCCAGCTTTCAATGCGTGCATCCCGATCCATATGGTGA